From Triticum aestivum cultivar Chinese Spring chromosome 7B, IWGSC CS RefSeq v2.1, whole genome shotgun sequence:
GTTCTCATTCGAACGCCACACATCGGCTAGACAGAGAACTACCGGCAAAGGTTTCTCCTATAGGATCCCTAGCGTAAGAACTCATctcataaattcataatataaaaACCAAGTGAAACCCGAAATTGTTCACTTCAACAACATAATTTACATACAGATTTCCCTTTCGGGAGACCTCGAAGGGATTACAAAGAGAAAAAGAGGACTACCTTCTGCCTACCTCCACCACTGGATGATACAATGCCTCAAAGGCTTATTACAAACTGGAGAtggctactactactactactaaggaGGGTGAGGGAAGTGGTGCTCTGGTGCTTGCGATGCTCTGGAGACTGGTGTTGTGTAGACTGTTGTTTCGTGTCCGCGCTCAGTCCTCCTCCTTTTATAGTGCGCGAGGGATGCTGGATGCTCCCCTCTTTTATTCTTCTGCGTCATAGCTGGAGGCCGGGGTATCTCGTAGCTTGACACGCCTTATGCACCGCTGAAGTGCCTCAGTGTTTGCGACAACAAGCCTTGTGTGACTCTGATGCTAGACTGATATTTTTGTCTAGACTGAGAACTTTGTCCAGACTGAGAATTTTTTCTAGAGTGGAATATTTGTCTTGACCATGAATTTTGTCTTGACTGGAATCTTTGTCTTGACAGATGATTTTGTCCAGGCTGAAGCTCTTGTCTTCATTGTAACTCTTGTTTTTGCATGCACCGTCCTATGAGTTATCCATGCATGGTTGAATATTGTCTTCCTGCGACTTGGATGAAGGGTCTTGTCTTGAATGAGGACCTTTCCTGATATGGATGTTGCATGGCTGCTTCTTGCATAATTATTCTTGCTAccatcattttttcattttttattttttcataatttttttgggTATGGGTATGGGTCTACCCCACCCATATTATTGATAACACCTTATCAGTATTTTGTGTTCTTTCAATATTCGGGTATAGGTCCTCCGCGCCCGAATAATTGATATTCATATCAATTCATATTCAGGTATATTTGATTATTACTTTCCTTCTTTTATTCAATTGGTTGCCTGTTCCCGGCAATATCCATATGGTCTGCCTCAGAAATAGTGAAATCGTATTTTTGATCATATTCTTTCTTTAGCTCTTCAAAATTTTCGTTCATTTCTGATCGTAATTCTTTTAAAATTTCTTCCTTTAATTCTGCCTTCATTGTCTTTGCAACTTCTTTAAGTTTTTCATCTATCTTCAATTCTATGTATTCTCCGTCCAAAGGATCAACTCCTTTGATAAGGCATTCTTTGTATGTCTCATATTTAGGGGATTCTTCTTCTTTAGCCTTCTGGGAGCTTGATGCTTCTCCCTTTGTATATTTAGGAAGTGGTAGAGTGGTTATATTGCTACTTATGCCTCTTCATCTTTCGATATATTCTTTGGCTTTTGGGTCTATATAATAATCTTGCCCAATTAGTTCTCTTGCCCATTTTAGGGCCTCATTGTAATCATCATATTTTTTCCATGTTAAGTCTTCTTTCTTCCGTCTTGCCTCAAATTTCTCTTTTACAATATCTTCATAGCTCATATATATTCCTGGCTTATTTCCATCAAATATTATATATAGAGTCTTTTCTTTTTGCATCTCCTTTGGTGGCGCTTTGGGGATGCCTTGATTTAATTCATTAATGTATTCAGCTAGGCTATTAAGGATTGCTAGCATGTAACCTTGGTCTTCTCTTTTTCTGGTGTATTGAAACCAGAAATTGTCCAATATGCACCTCTGGGTGTCATTAATTTTGATATGACTTTTAGGCTTGAAGTTCAAGTGCCTGGTGCAAATACTTTGAGCTTATTCGTTTCTCCAAATATGTATGCTTCATGTCCTCCAGGAAGTGATCCTTTCTTCATTGCTATAAAATTGAGGAGCGAGAGAATATGTCAGGCAAACTATTATCTTTACCTTTGATATGTTCAAATATTACTTTATATCCATTCCCTGCTATAGTATCTTCGAATAATACCCATCTTCTAGTTGAACTTTTCTTGCTAATCTGATTATAATATCTACATATTGCTTCACAGTCTGTTCGTACTGTAAATTCCTTAAATCCAAAATATAATCTAAAAGCATTAATTGCGTGAACTACCGCAAGAATTTCTCTATCAATATTATTTACTGTCTTTAATTTGTAACTTCCTGAAGCATATCTACATATTTTCTCCTCAGTTTTGGGAGAATATTTGTTGGGTTTTTTCTTTAATATAGCTCCCCAACCTACTTTAGAGGCATCGGTTTCAATTATAAAGTAATAGTCTTCAAATGGTAATTCTAAAGGTTTCAAATTCTTGACCTTGTCTTTAATGGTCCTTACTAGTTTTATATCTTGTGAGTTAAAATATCTTTGACCATTCTTTCTTAATTTAGCATATAAAGGTCCAGCAAGCTTTGCTAGGTTATCTATATAATTCCTGGCATAATTTCCAATTCCTAAGAATTGCTGCAATATCTTTTTATCACTCAGATTATCAGGGAATTGCAAAGTTTTCTTTGCAATATGTTCTTGTAAATATATTTTTCCTTCTCCTATTTCATGACCAAGGAAATTTATTTTCTCTCTACAAATTTCCATTTTCATTTTAGATAGTATGAGTCCATTTTGTTCTATCTTTCTAAAGAAGACTTCAAGATGAGCTATATGCTCTTTATATGATTTTGAGAAGACCAGCAAATCATCTACGTATACCAATATAAATGCTTGATTCTCATTGAATATGTTCTGCATTTTTCTTTGAAATAATGCAGGTGCATTCTTTATACCCAATGGAATTACTAGCCATTCATAATGGCCTAGTGGACAAGTTAAAGTTGTCCAAGGAATGGATTCCTCTGCCATCTTTACTTGCCAGAATCCTGCTTTTAAGTCAAGCTTTGAAAAATATTTGCTCCCTTGGATTCTATTTATCCATTCTTGTTTATTAGGTATATTGTAGGCATCATCTACTGTATTAaagtcttttaaaattaattaccaTCCTAGACTTACCCCTAGCTTCTTCAGCATGATTTCTAACTATAAATGCAGCTGAACGGTGAGGACTTTTGCTCTCTCTGATTGCTCTTAATTTTAACAATTCTTCAATATGCATCTTAAATTCCTCTATATCTTTTGGTGTAGCTTCTATTGGGCCTGATTTGATTATATAATCTGGGTTTATGATGTTTATCTTACAAATTATGGAGTTCTTGTCCCAATGTTTCATTGGTATTTCTCCTATAATTTGTATATCTTCTAACCTTTGCACAATCTTGTCTATATCCTTTTTGGACTTTATATCTCTATACCAATTTGGTGCAAATGATTGTAGTCCTATGCACTCTGTGGAAGTATTTTCTATATGATATTCTTCTATAGCTTCACTAAGATCTTCTTCATTGCAGGTTTTAGGGGATTCTGTTGTAGTATCATATTCATCTTTTGTGTTGGATATTTCAGCTAGTTGTACAACCTTTCTTTGTTTTCGTACTTCAGATATGTATGGGACATTATCTTGATACGGGACAAATATAACACCTTCTTCATGTATAATAGTGGTTTGGAGAGAATGTTGTAAAAATCTTAATCCTAATATCATGTCATCATTTATTACTGATAAATCTCTAAGTGTGATTTTGTCTATTATATATTTTGTACCATTAATATATGTTTCTATGTTATATGCTAACTGGTTATGGATTTTCTTTATACCTGACATATCTGTAGATACCTCAGCTTTATTATCATCTATAGTTTTTACTATTTCAGGACACTTAACGAAGTACTTGTCATGAATGATATTTTTTGTGCACCCTGTATCTAATAAGGCTAAATCTTATAGGAAATATTTGGTTTTAATACTATTCTAACCGGAATCCTTATTCCTAGAACTTCTTTAAATGGCAACCACACTATATATTTATTTCCAAAGTTGGTTATGGCATCTCTTAATTGAATTAATCTATCTCCATTTTTATCTCTtactgttatcatttgctctttcaTTTCAGTGCCTTCAACTACAATGTTCTCTTCCtctgtatttgctttgttttcTAAGTTAGATTTTAGATCCTCTAGTTCTGCCTCTAACTTATTTAGTCTATTTCTAGATTTCTAACTCTGCTAGATAATATTCTATCTTCAGGTTCATATTATATTTCTTGTCTCCACCTTTGATTCGTAGATTTTAGGCATGAGTTACAAGCTTGTATTAAGCATAAACTACATGTATACCTATTCTCTTGGCTGGGGTAATATATGCAAAAGGCACATTTTATATTATAATCTCCTTTTCCcctaatccaatcatgttcacaaTCTACCTGGTTCATCATCTCTACTTTTAATCCTGATAGATCATCTATTAAATCTATTTCATCTTCACTAGATTCTTCTTCTAGCTCTTCATTTTCTATTTCATTTGTTTCTATGATGGAGTATATTGACTCGTCATCTTTTATTTCATCATCACATACTAGTATATTCTCATTAACACTATCTATAATTAATACTCTCTCTTGCTCTTCATATTTACTAGAGTACCTTTTCTGATCTTTATTAGGGAAAGTATTACTTAAATGATCAGGTGAATTGCATATGAAACATCTACATGTTTTATTATATGATTTTCTAGGATTATATCTTCTAACATTTCTTTTATGCAAGAATGGGGCTTTATTATCTGATCTTCGTAAGAAATATCTTTTCTTTGTTCTAAAATTTCTATTATCTCTTTGTGTTTTATAATATTTCTTACTCTTGTGTCTTTCTTCGCCATATGTTAGTGGTATTTGGATGATTTTATTGCAGAAATTATAATTGAATTTCTTCATAGACCTCTGGTCCTGTATACTTGTACATACCTTTCTAAGATGTTTAAACACGAAAGTTATAGCTTGAGATATATTTATGTCTATGCCCGCAGTATCTTTCTTATATTCTTCAAATATTATTGATCCTAATGGATCTGGTAACTTATTAAAATACCTTTCAACCACACCTTTATTGTAGCCTTGCTTAGCTGTGGTAGCATTGTATAAATAATGTTGAGAAAATTCCTTTATACCTTTCCAACTTGTTAAAGTTAATTTTTCTATTTCTCTCAACCTTTCATTTTGCAATGTGGTATGACCCAATTCTGGATCTTCTGCTATGACCATATTTGATATGACATTAGCAAAGTTATTAGGATTACTTCCAGCTCTTTTTAGTTCTTCGTATTGGTCTGGATATGTCTCTACCCATTGTTCCCATAATATTTTTACTGATTCTCCCAAAAATGTTTCAAGATATGTTATCATATCTTCCACCTTATTCCCTATATTATATTGATTTTGTATATATTTTTGGACTATTAATCCTTTCCAAACACTAATTATATTCGGCCTATCTACAGGGTCATGGGCTGCTAAATTCAGAATTGCACCGTCATTCCTAGAGTTTTGGAACTGCACTACTTTTTCAAAACCTCTTCTTTTAGAACCCATAAATGTATATTGTCCAGGAATATATGTAGGTTGATAATCATCTTTTTCAGGAGGCCATTTTCCAGCAGATCGAGTAGgtctctctctttctccttctctttttaCAGAAGACTCGCCATATCCTCTTCTTCTTTTATGACCACCTAAATCTACTTCCATGGCTTCCATCGCATTTTCTAAATTATGTAGACTTTCGTCATCTAATGAGTTTATAAAATCAGCATTTTGCTCGGAATCAATATAATTTTTATCGTCATATTCATCCcatggttcttcttcttcttcataactTTCTAATAATAGCTTATTATTGATATCCCATTGATCGTCTTCACTTATGGCTTTCTCTTTATGACTTTCGGCTTTATTCTTAATATCGGTATTTTCTTCGCGTTTAATATTAATCTTTGGCACCATTGGGTTACTAATGACTGGTTTTTTATCCTTTATTAACCTTTTTATTCTCGAAATTTCTCTAATAAAGAATAATTCTCTTTCTCTTATTTTAGGCCAATCTGATGTCATTGAATTATTATATTCCCAGTTTATGTGTTTTAATTTTTCTTCCCAATGTTTTAATTCATCTTCTAAGTCTGCCTTTTCCATGCATTCTTTTACTCCTTTATTCCTACTATCACTACTCTCTGCTTCTGACAAAAGAGGTTCTATTTCGTCTACGGCTGCGGATTTATAGTTCAAGAATCTAATGCTACTAGTTCCTTCGCTATTTTGGTAGCTTATATAATTTTCTGGCTTCTTCAACTCTTTCTTTTCTATTAATTCGCTTATATTCCATTCCTCTCCTGCTCTCTCTTTAGAACCAATTTTAAGAGGTCTCATAAATTTTATGCCTTTAGATTACATGCTCTCTATTACGTCATTTACATTTACTTTGTATCTAGAGCTGCTTTTATTCGTGAGTCTCCCTATGAATTCAATGCTTACTAACAAATTTGTTCCTTTAAAATCTTCATATTCTTTGGTTTGAAACCCAAAGCTCATTTTCTCAATAAATTCCTTTACAGGCATCATTAAGTCTGGAGCTATATATGTTATTAATCTATTTTCATTCATATCTCCTTCCATAAAGCCTAATGATCCTTTGTCTACCGACTCCCATCTTTTATCAAGTAATGTAATTAATACCTTCGTTCCTAATTTCTTTCTTGTCATTCCTTTTACTCCTATAATATATATCCCTTGGTGAATATATTTGTAACATGAATATTTAAGTTCATTCTCAATATTTCTGCTGACAATTCTTAAATCAACCAGATGTGTTAACACACTTAATTCTACTTCTCTAGATATTCTGTATAATCCGCTTTTACTTTCAAATATGCCCATGTGATATACCTGTTGCGGTCTTATTTTTATTACGTGTCTCTCTGATATCTTTCTAATTCATGTTCCATGTCTATAACCTCTTCTAAATTATCTATGTCGTCACTTCTGCATGATATCCTATTCATCATGGTTACCGGCCTAGAATCTTGCCTTATTAACTGGATGGTCTTGTCTCTTCTAGAGATGCTTTTAGATAGTTCCATTTTTcagaattaatatttttagaggaTGAGACTATTCCGGATGAAGATAATATCAACTCGTTGTTACCTCGTTTAGTATTTTGCTTTTCCACAATCTGGACTAGTAGTTGTTGAATTGTGTTATTCTGCCTTATAATTATTCTGAAATCTTCTTTTGGTGAATCATGATCTGAAAATCCGAAAGAAGGTGTTACATATTTTTCTACTTCCTTTAATGCTTGGCTATATTCACTCATTCAAGTTATGATACAACTAGAGTCTTTACTTCTTGTATTAACCTTTTAACTTCAAGTATATCGCGTCTTATTCCAGCACTTGATAATGAATCTTTATTCTTATTTACGACACCACTTAGATTCTTACCAATGGATAAAACTTCTTCTTTAATATAGTCGTTGTTCTTACAAATTATAAGGTTTCTACCTTTCGATTCTTCTAATTTCTGTAGACCTAGATCGATTTTATTATTCAAGCCTGCGTATTTTTGTACCAACTTATTGTGTTCATTTAACATACTTTCATATTTTTGGTCTAAATTATCTTGTCTTTTTCCCAGTGTTATATAAAAGTTATGAATGAGGTCGACAATTAAATTTAGTTGGCCACGTATGTTCTTCGGAAGGATTTATTCTGCACCGTATGCTAATATTTTCTTTGGTAGAGATCAGTCTACCTGTACTAATTTCTAAATTCAAATACTTTAATCTTTCAATGATTAAAACTCTGGCTGGGATACCAACACACAAAATATAATAAATAACTTTTTTTTTAAGTTTTATTAAATTATTATGTAATTTAAATTTTGTGAAATTATTTAATTAACTAATTCTTAATTAATATGCAAGATCTTTTATGGGTTGGCGAAACCAACGAGACAGCCTACGGGTATGCAGCAGTTGTCTTAATCCTACTCGGTACTCTCTGTATTTATCACTatgttgcttcagaagcagctaagTTCTTTCACTTGAAGTTTATATTGCAAATTTATTTGAAGAAATTCCTACCGTCTTCCCAGGCAGTTTCACCTGAAGGGAACACTTCTCTACGGCCACAAGGTTCCCATTCGAATGCCACAAATCGGCTAAACAAAGAACTACCGGCAGAGGATTCTCCTATAGGATCCCTAGCGTAAGAACTCATctcataaattcataatataaaaACCAAGTGAAACCCGAAATTGTTCACTTCGACAACATAATTTACATACAGATTTCCCTTTCGGGAGACCTCGAAGGGATTACAAAGAGAAAAAGAGGACTACCTTCTGCCTACCTCCACCACTGGATGATACAATGCCTCAAAGGCTTATTACAAACTGGAGAtggctactactactactactaaggaGGGTGAGGGAAGTGGTGCTCTGGTGCTTGCGATGCTCTGGAGACTGGTGTTGTGTAGACTGTTGTTTCGTGTCCGCGCTCAGTCCTCCTCCTTTTATAGTGCGCGAGGGATGCTGGATGCTCCCCTCTTTTATTCTTCTGCGTCATAGCTGGAGGCCGGGGTATCTCGTAGCTTGACATGCCTTATGCACCGCTGAAGTGCCTCAGTGTTTGCGACATCAAGCCTTGCGTGATTCCGATGCTAGACTGACATTTTTGTCTAGACTGAGAACTTTGTCCAGACTGAGAATTTTGTCCAgactgaaatatttgtcttgactGCGAATTTTGTCTTGACTGGAACTTTTGTCTTGACTGGAATCTTTGTCTTGACAGATGATTTTGTCCAGACTGAAGCTCTTGTCTTCATTGCAACTCTTGTTCTTGCATGCACCGTCCTATGAGTTATCCATGCATGGTTGAATATTGTCTTCATGCAACTTGGATGAAGGGTCTTGTCTTGAATGAGGACCTTTCCTGATACGGATGTTGCATGGTGCTTCTTGCATAATTATTCTTGCTACCTTTTTTTTGGGTATGGGTATGGGTCTACCCCGCCCATATTATTGATAACACCTTATCAATATTTTGAGTTCTTTCAATATTCGGGTATAGATCCTCCGCGCCCGAAtaattgaatatatatatatatatatatatatatatatatatatatatatatatatatatatatatatatatggaaaagcaAACCTATGCAACAATCTTGTGGAGGTGGCAATCATAGCCACATGTTCTCATTGAGATCTGGTCCCTATACTTTCCCTCTTTCGATTTTCTTCATTTTAACTATTGCATAGTTATTTCCTCATATAGACAAAATGGGACCATGGTCCTTGTTTATAGCCCAGTAGAGGCCAGTAGTAGGCTGGCAAGCCGTCAGGGAGCCAGTGCTCGGCCCGTGCGCTTACAGTTCCCAGCCCACGAAAAGGTTCCCAGATGCATTCGGTGCCGACTGCCACCTCTCCGTCTCTGTTTTTCTCCCCTGCTCATGCCTCTCTCTCACTCCCTCGCCGGTTCGGATCCACACCACGGCCACACCTTCCGATCAGCATGGCCTCCCCTATGCCCCTCCTCTCCATCACTCACGATCACCACCCTAGCATGGAGCCCAGCCGTCTGCACATCTTATTTCTCCTCCCTAGCAGAGTAGATCTGGATCGGGCTCCTTTCTTCCTGCACCGTTCCCGGTACGCCAACCTCCACCACTGCCTTCTCTACATTCACCTCCTCCTCCTACGACCCGTGCTACAGCAGCAGCGTCCCACCATCCCCCAACCATCACCTTCCTCCCCCATTTTGTGACCCGTCGACGGTGCCACGACCAGGACGACCACCACTTCTGGAGCGGCCGAGTTCTGCCCGAGAAGGCGACACCGCACACCGACAAATCAAGTCGAGCCGACGGAGCAGAGCTCCGTGAGGAGGAGGAGCTCCATGCGGCCGCGACGCCCAAGGAAGGAGCAGCTCCGGTGCAGGCTGTCTACAGTCGCCATCGGAGCGGGGTGCTGTTGCCCGCTCCCCAAATCTCTCCGCCCCCTTCGGCTGCGTTGGGATGTAGCACTGGCGCTTGTCGTCCTCTTCGTGCACCAATACTTCAACGGGGTCGCGGACATAGGCAAATGGAGAAGGCCGGCGTAAAGCCGGGTCTCCTGTACTCGTGGTTGCTTCGAGGTCGAGTTGGTTGCTACAAATCATAGACTGGAACAACACTGGATGTACTGGTGGATTGGAGTCCCCTGTTTTAGTGCTTGGTGCTCTCTCCTTTGCTCTGACAGTGGTGACCGGCTGCAAGCAGATGAATTTGTGTAAGGGTAACATCCTGTGGTACCTGCTCTTGATTGTTTAGTATAGCTATTAGTACTGCTATTTTTGCCTAATGTTTTTTCTTGAAGTATGATTGTTCCAGTGAGTATTATTGGTTTGTTAATCTGCTCAGCACTAATATTTTAGCTGAAATTTGCAGAGTTTCAGTTTTTTGTACCTCTTTACTGCCACACATTCGTGGTCACTGTATGAGTCTAGATGCACTTTTTTTTTCTTGGGTAGCACACACTCATGAgatgaaaaagaaaacaaagaactgcTCATAGAAACCTGGAAAAGATGTTGGAAATAAAACTGAAATGTAGTTTTTGTTCTCCtagtttacattttattttttcagTGGGATGCTCATGATTTTATTATAAACTCGGTTGAGACTAATTTCAATGGGATGCTCATAATTAGTTTCGCCCTTTTTTGCCTTATTATTTTTGCTTGAAAGTACGAGGTCAGTTATGAAAGTGAGGTATAGCTCAACGATTTTCTCAGAATCGTCACCTGCGGGGGCAGCATGTGTATAGATCAGAGGGTTTGCTTTCACCTGCTCATTTTTGTGAAGGTTCAGGGTCATTGATGTGTAGGTATGTTTTTGTTCAGTTAGCATGGGGATGGGGCGTGTTCTTCTCCCAGGAATGTTCATTTTTGTCACACTCATTTTATGCTCTAGGCAATTACTGTTGTTTTTGTAAGTTAGTGTACATTGATCATTTTTTTGCTGCAACTACTCACAAAGGAACCTTCTGTTATTTTCATTTTTTGAAGCAGAAGAAGAATGCAAGCTAGTGAATTAAAAGAAGCTTGAGACTCTGATTCCTGTTGGGCCAAGCTACTTCCTTTTATGAATGGGTCAAGTCTTAAATTGTTAGTCGAGTACACATATTTTTCAAGGTGGCTGGAGTGTGCTCATATGATTAGGTAGGTATATTGTTGAAGCAGTATCCCTGTTCCAAATCAGTGACACAATCTAACACTGGTACGACTCAACCCAATCCATCAGTATGCATGTAAGTATGAGAATTTTCATGCCAAAAATTGTTCTCGATTGTTAGTAATTGTTATATATGTATCTCATTTCTGCGCAATAGTTTGTTAGATAACCAAAACAGCTGTAACTTCTTCCTAACCGTGTCACTTATTTACATTTCTTACAAGTTTTATTTCATAGTTTTTGTTTGCACCTGTAACATCAGTTTCAGTTTTCACTAATTCAGCCCAATCTTCAGCCTGACGGTCTCTATTTCATCAGTCTTCAGTATACCATTGTTTATTCTAGTATTTCAGCAAATACTCTTCATTTTTTCAGTTAATGGTGGGTGGctgctttctctgctactccttgtACCTGCCTCGGCCACCATTACCTTCGCGGCATTCTGCAATTGTAAATGAAACATGCAAGTTATACCCCTCATGGTGGTCTAGTGTCACAGAAACCTTTCTCCGCCATTTGTGAGAACCTTGAACGATCATATGTGTTCACTCTTTATATTGGATGGGGCACCTTTGATACCATGAACGTTACACCCTCGATTCACTAGATGGCAAAACAATGCATTTTAGGTGCGACAAAACAATGCATTCATCCTcattttaccatgttgtttgtgtAGAGCTAATCATGCATTACTTTTGGCAAGCAGATCAAAACCATCAAACCAGGCCTTACTACCACGCCCAAATTCAACTGGTCAATGCCCCCTTTCTCTTTGCATTGCCAAGCCCACCGGACAAAATGCATGCATGTTTCCTCAATAAGCAAACACGCATGGCTGGTAGGAGTACACGAGAAAGGGCGCTCTGAAATTTGCTTCAGTTCCTCTGAGCGCTCACAAACAAACAAAACATTTTACTTCTGGCCACGGACCGTCTGCCAGCAGCCCTGCCAGTCTTCCCTCGGTTCACGCGACAAGGCAGTCCATACACCATCCACATGTGATCAGTGGGGCTTTTCACAAGTCTTTCTAGTGGAAGCATATTTATTTACATGTACCCAGTTTGGTTGGGCATTATAAAGTAAATAAGGAAATATGTCACTTGTTTTAAACTTCAAAGCATGACTTTGCACTCAGTTatactacctccattcctaaatataagacgtttggGCAGTTTAAATTAAACTGCACGAacgtcttatactccctccgttcctttatgtaaggtgtattctTTTGagcacggtgaccaaggcacataattgAAAAGAATTTTAGACGAAAATACCCTTAACTAATTAGGTAGTTAGTAGCTTAATTATCAGCAACAAAATAACTAGCAACCTAATACAAGGCAACTAAATCTCACAGCACCAGAATAAAATCAATCTGTGGGATGGGAGAGAGAGAAATGTGAGATGTGCTACCCTAACGTAAGTTGGAGGAGGTGAGGATCATACTACACACCGGTTGCATTCCTAGTTCGTGCCAATCTTGCTAAGGGGCACCGACCTGCCGCAGGCGCCTCCGGCCACCAGCCAACACCCACGAGCGGCCACCACGAACGGCGCACACCTGAAGAAGACCAAGGGTCGTCGCTCGTGGCGCCGGTCCTGTCTTGACAGCCACCGCCACCTGTATAGGGCATCGCACTACACGCCGCGCTCACCTGCACTGGCCATCAACCCGCATCTCTAGAGCCGACGCCAACACTGGGTCTCCTCTTCTTCAAGATCCCGGCCGGCAGCT
This genomic window contains:
- the LOC123162045 gene encoding uncharacterized protein, with protein sequence MRPLKIGSKERAGEEWNISELIEKKELKKPENYISYQNSEGTSSIRFLNYKSAAVDEIEPLLSEAESSDSRNKGVKECMEKADLEDELKHWEEKLKHINWEYNNSMTSDWPKIRERELFFIREISRIKRLIKDKKPVISNPMVPKINIKREENTDIKNKAESHKEKAISEDDQWDINNKLLLESYEEEEEPWDEYDDKNYIDSEQNADFINSLDDESLHNLENAMEAMEVDLGGHKRRRGYGESSVKREGERERPTRSAGKWPPEKDDYQPTYIPGQYTFMGSKRRGFEKVVQFQNSRNDGAILNLAAHDPVDRPNIISVWKGLIVQKYIQNQYNIGNKVEDMITYLETFLGESVKILWEQWVETYPDQYEELKRAGSNPNNFANVISNMVIAEDPELGHTTLQNERLREIEKLTLTSWKGIKEFSQHYLYNATTAKQGYNKGVVERYFNKLPDPLGSIIFEEYKKDTAGIDINISQAITFVFKHLRKVCTSIQDQRSMKKFNYNFCNKIIQIPLTYGEERHKSKKYYKTQRDNRNFRTKKRYFLRRSDNKAPFLHKRNVRRYNPRKSYNKTCRCFICNSPDHLSNTFPNKDQKRYSSKYEEQERVLIIDSVNENILVCDDEIKDDESIYSIIETNEIENEELEEESSEDEIDLIDDLSGLKVEMMNQVDCEHDWIRGKGDYNIKCAFCIYYPSQENRYTCSLCLIQACNSCLKSTNQRWRQEI